Genomic window (Cyanobacteria bacterium GSL.Bin1):
GATGACCATCCCTAAGCCGGTAATCGCCATTAAATATTTTTTAATCAGGGAAGGAATCTTGCGAGAAGTAACAACACTCATGAAAAGCAGTTGATTTTCAGATTGAAAACAGCCCTATTGTATTTTATTTACCCATGTGATTTCACAATTTGCCCAAAATCGGCTAAAACTCGGGCATGATTGCGCAGTAATCCCAATAAACACAAACGATTTTGCTGAATCGCTGGGTCTTCTGCCATTACTAACACGCTATCTTCCCCATCAAAGAAAGTGCTGACGGTTGGGGTAATTTCTCCTAAGCCATCCACCAGTTGCTGATAGTTCCGTTTTTCACGGCTAGCTTGGGTTTTGGGCAGCAGTTCAATTAATGCGTCGTAAAAAGCTTTTTCGGAGTTTTGTTCAAATAAATTAGGATCAACGACGCCCCGAGGATCAAGCGTTTGCAGATCGAGGGTTCCTTTTTCTGCTAAGCGAGTAGAACGATTGACCGTCTCGTAAATGGAATCTAAGATTTGGTTGTCGCGGATCTCTTGGAGGAATTGTGCCCTGGCTTGGACATCTAAAACGGCTGTTAATGCCCGTTGGGTATATTCTTCGTCGTTTTCGCCTAAAACTGCATTGATCAGGTCATAATCAATATTTTTCTCTGATAAAAGGGTACGTATCCGCTGCAAGAAAAAGTCTTGAAGTTGGGAAAGTAACGTTGCAGTGTGTTCACTTTCGCCAAAAGTTTGAATAAAGTGATCGACTCCTTGTTTGAGGAGTTGTTGGAGGTTCAAAGGCAGATTGTCGCCCCAAATAATGCTAATAATCCCATTGGCGGCGCGACGGAGGGCAAACGGATCAGAGGAACCACTGGGAATCATTCCTAAGCCAAAAATGCTAACCAGGGTATCTGCGCGATCGCTGATGGCGACGACTTGGGCAACCATTTGGTCAGGCAGATCATCATGTGCCCCTTTCGGGAGATAATGTTGAGAGATGGCACGAGCAACAATTTCCGCTTCGCCACTAGCAAGGGCATATTTTTCCCCCATAATCCCCTGGAGTTCTGGAAATTCTCCAACCATTTGCGTGACTAGATCAGCTTTACAGAGTTGCGCAGCCCGTTGAATTTGCTGCTTCTCCGTTTCCGAGACATCTAGCTGTTCACACACCCAGCTGGCGTATTCTTGAATCCGTCTCACCTTGTCTCCCACTGATCCCAGTTTTTCTTGGAAGGTAACTGTATCAAGTTGGGGAATATAATCGGCTAAAGGTTTACTTAAATCCGTATTGTAGAAGAATTGACCATCAGCTAAGCGCGCGCGAATCACCCGTTCATTGCCGCGGATAATGATCTCGGCTTTCTTGGGATCGCCGTTAGCAGCCGTAATAAAGTAGGGGAGGAGTTCTTTTGCTGTTTTGTCTTTCCAGACTGGGAAATAGCGCTGGTGGCTAATCATTTCTGTAGTGATCACTTCTGGAGGAAGATTGAGAAACTCATCATCAAATTTACCCGTGATCACAAAGGGAAATTCCACTAAGTTGGTCACTTCGGTCAGTAAGTCTTGATCCAGAACCGCGTATCCCCCTTCGGTTTGGGCTTGCTGTTGCACTTGTTGCGCGATCGCGCTTTTTCTTACTTCCGGATCAACGGTAATTTTTGCTTCGGCTAAAGTCTCTACATAGTTCTCGGGATGAGGAATCGGAATTTCTTGCGGAGATAATACCCGATGACCCCAGGATCGATTCGTGCCCTGAATGGTTTCTGATCCATTTTCTAAAGCGACAGACAAGACTTGTTCATCAAGTAACGTAACTAACCAGCGAATCGGGCGGGGAAACCGTAACTCCCCATCTCCCCAGCGCATAAACCGTTTCCCTTCCAGGTTAAAAATCCAATCTGGGGTCAATTCCTGCAAAATTTCGGCAGTCTTGCGACCAGTAATGACTTTTTTAATAAAAACAAAGTCTCCCTTTTCTGTGGGGCGAATTTCCAGGTCTTCTACGGCAATCCCTTGTTTTTTGGCAAAGCCTTGCGCTGCTTTTGTTGGTTCGCCGTCTTTAAAGGCAGCACTGGCGGGGGGACCTTTAATTTCCTCTTCGCGATCCGCTTGTTTCTCGGGTAATCCGCTAATGACAACCGCTAATCGGCGAGGCGTTCCATAAACCTGAATCGTTTCCGGGGTTAAAAACTGTTCTTGTAGCGTGTTGGGAATGCGAGTTTGCCATTGCGCGATCGCGCTTTCGATAAAATCTGCGGGGAGTTCTTCGGTGCCAACTTCTAAGAGAAAACTTACCATGATCCAAGGAGAACCGTCCAAAAGTCCGTTACAACAGTCTAGCAACTTGTGGGCGCATTGCGGTAAGAGAAAATTTTGATTTACCCCTTGCCAAGAGATTACCCCTGTGTTTATAATAAATTACTGTTGCTTCAAAGGCAACGGCTGTAATCCTCAGTAGCTCAGCGGTAGAGCGGTCGGCTGTTAACCGATTAGTCGCAGGTTCGAATCCTGCCTGGGGAGTTTTAAGTAATTTGATATAACCACAGAGACACAGAGGACACAAAGGTTCCCAAGGTGTGTCTTGAGGTTTTTCGAGAGAGATTTAAACCGCCCTTGCTGGGAGTTACTTATTGGGGAGGCTTAACGTTGGCGAGGAAGGGAGTTTCTTTCCCAGAAGACGCCATCGGCATACCCTTGAATGGTTGGATTGTGTTCTGCCATGGCTAGCCGTTTTTGCGCCAAACAAGCATAGTCGAGATCAATTTCTACCCCACTGTAGTTGCGATTTAGTTTTTTTGCGACCACAGCAGTGGTTCCCACGCCTAAAAAGGGGTCAAAAATCATATCCCCTTCTTGAGAACTGGCTAAGATGATTTTTGCTAAGAGTTTTTCCGGTTTCTGTGTCGGATGATCAGTATTTTCAGGCATTGACCAAAAGGGAACTGTGAGATCTGACCAGAAATTAGAAGGATGCGTCAAACGATAATTGCCTTGTTTTTCTTCTGTCCAATCTTTCGGTTTTCCATTCACTTTATAGGGTGCAATCACTTTCTTTTTCAATTTTACTGCCTCAGGATTAAAATAATATTGATCCGAAACTGTCCCAAACCAAATATCCTCAGAACAGTTTTTCCAATTTGACTTTGCACCGCGTCCTTTTTCTCGTTCCCAAGTAATCCGATTCCGAATAATAAAATATCGAGACATGATCCGATAAATTGCGTTTGATGAGACCCAATCCCCGCAAATATAAACAGATGCAGTTGGTTTTAAAAGTCTTACCAATGGCTGCAACCATTGCTCCATCCAGACTTCATAATTTTCATCCGTCATTTTTTGGAAGCGACTGCGATTAAAGGTTTTACTCAAGTTATAAGGCGGATCAATAAATAATAAATCAATAAAATTGTTAGGAAGTTGATCGATAACTGTAAATATATCTTGCTGAATAACTTGATTAATAATTTGTTCTAACGGAACGGACTGCTGAAGTGTGAGTAACTTTTTTTTATAGTCATTTTTTTCTTGTTCGTTGAGGGTAATCGTTCGATTTCGGTTTGCTTTGTCTGTCTGTGCCATTAGGTTTAAATTAGAGGATTTAATTCAACTTTTGGTGATTGTCAGTCTAACCTAAGGTGCTTTAAATTTTCCATTGGAAATTGTCTATGGACGAATTTTACCCAGCGTTACCATTACCTTACTCTACACGCAAGAGCTAACTATTACTTTGAAATGTTTGCGCCAACATGCTTTTGATTGCGTTGTTTAGCCAGTTCTTGTTGTCGCCGACGTTCTGTGCAGCGATCGCGCTGTTTTTCCGTTAAGCGATCATAGCAATAAGGGCAAGAAATCCCTGGTTCATATTTTTCTGATTGGCGATCTGTAGGGGATAAAGGCTGGCTGCAGGCATAACAGAGTTCATAGTTTCCGGTTTCTAAATCCTCAGTAACTGCAACTCGTTGATCAAAAACAAAACATTCCCCTTCCCATAACGATTCCTCTGAAGAAACCGTTCCTAAATAATTCAAAATTCCGCCATTGAGTTGATA
Coding sequences:
- a CDS encoding site-specific DNA-methyltransferase, whose amino-acid sequence is MAQTDKANRNRTITLNEQEKNDYKKKLLTLQQSVPLEQIINQVIQQDIFTVIDQLPNNFIDLLFIDPPYNLSKTFNRSRFQKMTDENYEVWMEQWLQPLVRLLKPTASVYICGDWVSSNAIYRIMSRYFIIRNRITWEREKGRGAKSNWKNCSEDIWFGTVSDQYYFNPEAVKLKKKVIAPYKVNGKPKDWTEEKQGNYRLTHPSNFWSDLTVPFWSMPENTDHPTQKPEKLLAKIILASSQEGDMIFDPFLGVGTTAVVAKKLNRNYSGVEIDLDYACLAQKRLAMAEHNPTIQGYADGVFWERNSLPRQR
- a CDS encoding glycine--tRNA ligase subunit beta, producing the protein MVSFLLEVGTEELPADFIESAIAQWQTRIPNTLQEQFLTPETIQVYGTPRRLAVVISGLPEKQADREEEIKGPPASAAFKDGEPTKAAQGFAKKQGIAVEDLEIRPTEKGDFVFIKKVITGRKTAEILQELTPDWIFNLEGKRFMRWGDGELRFPRPIRWLVTLLDEQVLSVALENGSETIQGTNRSWGHRVLSPQEIPIPHPENYVETLAEAKITVDPEVRKSAIAQQVQQQAQTEGGYAVLDQDLLTEVTNLVEFPFVITGKFDDEFLNLPPEVITTEMISHQRYFPVWKDKTAKELLPYFITAANGDPKKAEIIIRGNERVIRARLADGQFFYNTDLSKPLADYIPQLDTVTFQEKLGSVGDKVRRIQEYASWVCEQLDVSETEKQQIQRAAQLCKADLVTQMVGEFPELQGIMGEKYALASGEAEIVARAISQHYLPKGAHDDLPDQMVAQVVAISDRADTLVSIFGLGMIPSGSSDPFALRRAANGIISIIWGDNLPLNLQQLLKQGVDHFIQTFGESEHTATLLSQLQDFFLQRIRTLLSEKNIDYDLINAVLGENDEEYTQRALTAVLDVQARAQFLQEIRDNQILDSIYETVNRSTRLAEKGTLDLQTLDPRGVVDPNLFEQNSEKAFYDALIELLPKTQASREKRNYQQLVDGLGEITPTVSTFFDGEDSVLVMAEDPAIQQNRLCLLGLLRNHARVLADFGQIVKSHG